Proteins from a single region of Candidatus Omnitrophota bacterium:
- a CDS encoding nucleoside deaminase gives MNEYLKAAIEQAKIGLQEGGIPIGSVIVHNNKIIGRGHNRRVQKQSAILHAEMDALENAGRLSASIYKECMLYTTLSPCAMCSGAVILYKIPHVVIGENKTFMGEEEFLKSRGVSVEVLQDKECISLMENFIQNNAKLWNEDIGV, from the coding sequence ATGAATGAATATTTAAAAGCTGCGATCGAACAGGCAAAAATAGGATTACAAGAAGGTGGCATTCCTATTGGGTCTGTCATTGTTCACAATAATAAGATTATTGGTCGAGGACATAATCGACGGGTTCAAAAACAAAGTGCGATTTTGCATGCAGAAATGGATGCTCTAGAAAATGCCGGGCGTCTTTCGGCGTCGATTTATAAAGAATGCATGCTTTACACGACTCTTTCGCCATGCGCGATGTGTTCGGGCGCGGTTATTCTTTATAAAATTCCACATGTTGTAATTGGGGAAAACAAGACCTTTATGGGAGAAGAAGAGTTTTTGAAATCTCGAGGAGTTTCGGTTGAAGTTTTGCAAGACAAGGAATGCATTTCTTTGATGGAGAATTTTATTCAAAATAACGCAAAACTTTGGAATGAAGATATTGGAGTCTAG